The Colias croceus chromosome 11, ilColCroc2.1 genome has a segment encoding these proteins:
- the LOC123695877 gene encoding RAD50-interacting protein 1: MKSNLKEELKKEIIQELNLKLGGDINNLQAAYELENDLVERRDRLESSLNAANDEGSTKLSSAITKAELNSKQINNLKIKSEEFKKRAEEFLNKTQPMMKELDKRFTAIGKLEKVLDYLKSYAKIQDLSQQMKSCKDDEQLVLMYSEMKKLCLQYKNSHQATYAKEYTHYWHNILKENLTKHYDDVLKQLKWPFTTGAENSPVPKEVMNKFKNLTKNLFLIQEPEDLMAKVTVTGDFSAVQDPCLPIRVLLRPLKKRFTFHFTGTRQTARIDRPEWFLTQTLTWIKDHQGFIKNNVQPIADKLELKNVNAVDEFNEGLVALAAERLHTVLALYHTQAAKGDIVDVDAAFAHAVDETLGFHKELSEITGFESNSVLSVLTKAETFVRWLAVEKKYALTKMDEMLDTEQWIEPVAAGVGAAVGSLVWVPRGSDWFISLLKTIEDRYATLPQPGHRIQFLELQLELIEEWRVRLTQIMSAAADNLTSDCFLVAGPHPLTAIINAAQHCRTVLLQWEHSLHYLQLYYYKRQFQQFTQQQHANDEGDSITSDDEYDEENYGDYRYDGENDGVMCLEEVETSAKDMAIKEVIKRHSIIDANGYDTTPIANPAVTFDENDVGVFGDAPALLLHLRQASLASLIHFMILEFRADIHSYKKQKWHAMLTVEDRALSMSGALCRPLSTLCTRLVTVSETLAPSIAHFLKTELGLQVDECLFKDVVLNNWFNTGGTLQFTHDVTRNIIPAFSCVGDKPVDNNPVPRLAESCTLLNLDYDDARRIRTGLAKNDPDVITSIMAMGVVTVTTHEALQILNQRTDLADASTPTSVMELF, encoded by the exons atgaAATCGAATCTTAAAGAAGAactgaaaaaagaaataatacagGAATTAAATCTGAAACTTGGGGGAGacatcaataatttacaagcGGCATATGAGTTGGAAAATGACTTAGTTGAAAGGAGGGACCGTCTTGAAAGCtca CTTAATGCCGCAAACGATGAAGGTTCTACAAAGCTGTCGTCAGCTATTACCAAAGCAGAGCTCAATTCAaagcaaattaataatttgaaaataaaaagtgaagAATTTAAGAAAAGAGCTGAAGAATTTCTCAATAAAACACAACCTATGATGAAAGAATTAGACAAAAGGTTTACAGCAATTGGAAAATTAGAAAAGGTGTTAGATTATCTCAAATCTTATGCCAAAATTCAAGATCTAag TCAACAGATGAAAAGTTGTAAAGATGATGAGCAACTGGTGCTAATGTATAGTGAAATGAAGAAATTGTGTCTGCAGTACAAGAATTCGCACCAGGCCACTTATGCCAAGGAATATACTCATTACTggcacaatattttaaaagagaaCTTGACaaa gCATTATGATgatgttttaaaacaattgaaGTGGCCATTCACAACGGGTGCTGAAAACTCGCCTGTACCAAAAGaagttatgaataaatttaaaaatttaactaaaaatctatttctaaTTCAAGAACCTGAGGATTTAATGGCCAAAGTGACTGTTACTGGAGATTTTTCTGCAG TTCAAGATCCCTGCCTACCAATAAGAGTCCTTCTCCGGCCTTTAAAGAAGCGATTCACGTTCCACTTTACTGGGACACGACAAACTGCAAGGATTGATAGGCCAGAGTGGTTCCTTACTCAAACATTGACTTGGATTAAAGATCATCAGGGCTTTATAAAGAACAATGTACAGCCGATAGCTGATAAACTAGAATTGAAGAATGTTAATGCTGTT GATGAATTCAATGAAGGCTTAGTTGCATTAGCTGCTGAGAGGCTACACACTGTACTAGCACTCTACCATACTCAAGCCGCTAAAGGAGATATTGTTGATGTGGACGCAGCATTTGCTCATGCCGTGGATGAAACTTTGGGTTTTCATAAAGAACTATCGGAGATCACAGGATTTGAGTCAAACAGTGTATTATCGGTATTGACTAAAGCTGAAACATTTGTGCGATGGTTGGCTGTTGAGAAGAAAT ATGCTCTAACAAAAATGGATGAAATGCTAGACACTGAGCAATGGATAGAACCGGTAGCGGCTGGTGTAGGTGCGGCGGTCGGTTCGCTTGTTTGGGTGCCACGGGGTTCTGATTGGTTCATATCCTTGTTGAAGACTATTGAGGATAGATATGCTACTCTACCGCAGCCGGGACATCG CATACAGTTCCTGGAGCTAcaactggaactaatagaagAGTGGCGTGTACGTCTCACACAAATAATGAGTGCAGCAGCTGACAATCTAACGTCGGATTGCTTCTTGGTGGCTGGACCACACCCCCTCACCGCTATCATAAACGCGGCTCAACATTGCAGGACTGTGCTATTGCAGTGGGAGCATTCCTTG CACTACCTCCAACTCTACTACTACAAGCGGCAGTTCCAGCAGTTCACGCAGCAGCAGCACGCCAATGATGAAGGTGACTCCATCACCTCGGATGATGAATACGATGAAGAAAATTATGGGGACTATAGATATG ATGGTGAAAATGATGGTGTTATGTGCTTAGAAGAGGTTGAAACAAGTGCCAAAGATATGGCCATAAAGGAAGTTATCAAAAGACATTCGATCATCGATGCGAATGGATATGAT ACGACGCCAATAGCGAACCCCGCAGTAACATTTGATGAGAATGACGTTGGCGTGTTTGGTGACGCACCAGCACTATTGTTGCATCTGCGACAAGCTTCACTCGCGTCGCTCATACATTTTATGATCCTCGAGTTTAGAGCCGACATCCACAGTTATAAGAAGCAGAA ATGGCACGCAATGCTAACAGTAGAAGACCGAGCTCTCTCGATGTCGGGTGCTCTGTGCCGGCCGCTGTCTACTCTGTGCACGCGGCTAGTTACAGTCTCTGAAACATTAGCGCCGTCTATAGCACATTTCCTGAAAACTGAGTTGGGTCTGCAAGTTGATGAGTGTTTAtttaaa GACGTGGTATTGAACAACTGGTTCAACACGGGCGGCACGTTGCAGTTCACGCACGACGTGACACGGAATATCATACCGGCTTTCTCTTGTGTGGGAGATAAGCCTGTTGATAATAATCCTGTGCCGAG